The genomic DNA GTAATATTACCAACCCAAAGATAACTGGAAGCATATATCAATGATCAAAGTATTCTTGAGTATTTAATAAATTTAAAATATTATTATTAATTCCCGGTACAAATAAAGCAATAGCATTTAATGCTGCTGCAATAAATGAAGCTATAATTAATGGTTTATTTGTTACAAAATTGATTTTTTTACTTGTTTGTCATTGACTTAATTTAATAAAATTCGCAAACAAACAAGGAGCACATGTGATTGTCATAAAAATTGAAGTTCTTCCATAATCTCCAATTTCAATTTTTAATCCCATTGGTATTTCAGGGTGATTTCGATAAACTTGGAATCAACCTTCTTTCGCTAAAGTCGCAGTATCCAAATCTGCATATTTTGCAATATTATCTGGATCATTTTTAAATGTATCTAGTATTTTTTTTAAATGATTTTCATCAACAAACGACATTCCAAAGTAAAATGCAGCTATTGAACAAATTGTTAAAAAGAAGATAATTTTCATCATTGAAAACCATATTCCTTTAAATAAGGAGTTTTTACCTTTAATTGGTTTGACTTTCATTAAACTTGGATCATTATTTCCCATACCAACCGCTAAAGCAATACATGATTCAACTATTAAATTCATTCATAAGATATTTGTAGCTTCTAAAGGAGAAACGGTATTTATTGTTGAAAGAATAAATATTGATAAAACGTTTGCTAAGTTAACTCCTAGAATAAAAGTAATAGCTCTTTTGATTTTTGCATAAACGTTTCTACCTTCATTTACACCTTTAATAATTGTTTCAAAGTTATCATCAATTAAAATAACATCAGCTGCTTGTTTTGCAACATCAGTTCCTGTAATTCCCATTGCAACACCAATATCTGCTTTTGCCAGTGATGGTGCATCATTTACCCCATCCCCAGTCATACTGGTAATGTTTCCTCTTTTTTGTAAAGCATTAACTATTCTTACTTTATGTTCTGGATTAACTCTTGCAAAAACACGAATTTGTTCAATAATGTCAAATAATTGTTCATCATCCATTTCATTTAGTTTTTCAGAACTCATAACTTCAGTTTCGTCTTGTGCTAATTCTAAATCTCTTGCAATTGCAAGAGCAGTTACAGCATGATCTCCTGTAATCATAACAACTCTAACACCAGCTTGTTTTGCTTGACGAACAGCAGAAACTGCAGATTCTCTAACAGGGTCAATCATTGCAACAGCACCTAATAAAGTTAAATCAGATTCTAAATCTTCATTTTGATTATCAATTGTTTTATAAGCGAATGCCAAAACTCTTAAAGCATCTCTTGAAAGTTTTTTAGCAATATTTAATAATTCCACTTTATCTTCTTCTGTGATGTCTCTAATAACATTATCAATCATAATTTTTGAACAACATTTGATTAATTGATCAATTGCTCCTTTTGTAAATACATTATATTTATCATCAATATTATTGACAGTTGTCATCATTTTTCTTTCACTATCAAAAGGTAATTCATTTACTCTTGAATAAAGTTCTCTTGCTTTTTGTTCATCTAAACCGGTTACTTCTGCAAAATCAACTAATGCTAATTCAGTAGGATCCCCAATTCTTTCATCGCCTTCAGTAACTGAGTCATTACATAAAACTAAGGCTTTTAAAAATAAATCCAAATGACGATCTTTTTTATGTTTTAAATAATCTTTTGCTTCAGATATTTTATTATCCATAACTAATTTAGTTACTGTCATTTTATTTTGAGTTAAGGTTCCAGTTTTATCTGTACAAATTACATTAACACTTCCAAGAGTTTCAACTGCTTTAAGTTTTTTGACAATAACATTTTCATCAGCCATTCTTCTAGCGCTTAAACTTAAAGTTACTGAAATAATTGCTGCTAAACATTCTGGGATAACTCCAATTGCAAGTGTAATTGCAACCATTAAGTAGTTTGATCATGCAGTTCTGTCTCCAGAGAAGAATAATGCAATAAAAATGATTACACCTAATGAAAAGCTTAACAATGCAATAATCATTGTAAAAAATCCTAATTTTTTTTCTAATGGCGTTGCTTCTTCATCATTTTCATTAATTGAAGTTGCAATTTTTCCTATTTCAGTGTCAACTCCAACTTTAATAACAATACCAATTGCTCTTCCTGCTGTTGTAAACGTTGACATAAATCCAATATTTTTCATTTCCGCTAAAATACTTGTACTTATAATTTCTTTTGAAGTTTTTTCAACAGGAACTGATTCTCCAGTTAAAATTGATTCATCAATCATCAGTCCGTTCGCTTCAATTATTCTAATTTCTGCAGGAATATATTTTCCCGCTTCTAAAACAACAATATCTCCAACTACCAAACTTGATGCTTCAACTTCTTGTTGATTTCCATTTCTTATTACAATTGCTTTTGGTTTTGACAAACTTTTTAAAGCATCCATTGACTTTCTGGCTTTTAATGTTTGAAATGTTTCTAAAATCGCATCAATAATAACAATCATAAAAATGACAATAAAATCGATAAAGTCTTCTAAGTTCACTTTTCAAGTTGTACCAATTAAAGGAGCAACAACACTAATTATTGCAGCTACCATTAATATTATTTGAATAGGTTCAAATAAGGAATGTAAAAAAACTAAATATCATGGTGTAACTTTACCTTGAGGTAGTTCATTTTTACCATATTTAGTTAAATTGTTTTCAACTTGTATATCATTCAATCCTTTTTTAATATCTGAGTTTAAATTATTTGCTATATCTTTTATACTTTTCGAAAGATAATCATCCACGTTTGTTTAATTCCCCTTTATTTCTTAAAAATCTAGTAAAATTATATCAAATAGAAAATAAATATACAAAAAATATTGTAAAATTATTAAATATACAAGGAGGTTTAAAATGTATAAAAACCAAATTGAACAAGCAATTAATTATTTTAAACATCAAATCACAGTTAAAGCAAAAGAAATATTAATAGAAACTACAAGAATAAATTTAGAAAATAAATTTAATATAATAACAAATCGTGCATTAATTGCATTTTGAAAAGCAATTCAAATTTTTCCAGATCAAGAAGATATCAATGTAACACTTACAGCAACAAAAGTAGCAAACGAAATTGAAAGCAGTAGTATGAAAAATCAAATTAATAATTTTACAAGAAGTTATAATAATGCTGGAGTTGGATTACAAATGGATGAAATTTGTGAATCTGAAGTTGTAAAAATGCTTAATATATTTTTTATATCTGGAAATTGTGATTTAAAAATTCTTAATTTTATCTTAAATAACATTTAAAAAAGCGCATGGTTGCGCTTTTTTAAATATCTAAAAGTTAAAATTACTTGGATCTGGTCCATCTCTTTGTTCTTTGATTGTTGCAATCAAATCTAAGTCTTCTTTTGTAAGAGTAAAGTCATCAATATTTGCATTTTCTATAACTCTTTGTTTTTTTGAAGATTTTGGAATAATAACATAATCATTTAATTCAGCTCACTTTAAACATATTTGTGCTTCTGATTTGTTATATTTTTTTGCTAATTGATTTAATTGTTCAACCTCAAAACATTTTCCTCTAATTAGAGTTCCTCATGATTCAACAACAATTTCATGTTTTTTACAATAATCTACAAGTTCTTTACAAGTTAAAGCTGGATGCAATTCAAATTGATTAATAACTGGTTTAATTTTTGCAACTTTCAATAATTCTTCTAAATGTTCAACTAAAAAGTTACTTACTCCAATTGATTTTACCTTTCCTTCTATTACAGCTTCTTCTAAAGCTTTTCAACACTCTAGTCTTTTTGGTGTTGGTCAATGAATTAATAATAAATCAATATATTCAATACCTAATTCATTTAAGATTACATCAATTTCTTTTTTAGTATCTTCATAAGCATGTGAGCTATTTCAAATTTTTGAAGTAATAAAGATGTCTTCTCTTTTTACTCTTGTACTTTTGATAGCTTCCCCTACTGCTTTTTGGTTTTTATAAATCATTGCTGTATCAATATGACGATACCCTGCTTCAATTGCCGCTTGCACAGCTTCAAAGATTTCATCTTTTTCTTTTAACTGATAAGTTCCAAGACCCATTTGTGGAATATTCAATCCATTGTTGAATTTTATATCTTTTTTTAGAATGCTCATTTTTTTCCTCCATTCACTAAATATTTTAGAACAAAAAAATAAAAAGTATTAACTTTTTATTTTTTTAACAAATAAATCTATTTCTGCAGATCCGCTAAATAATGATTCTGGAGGATCTCCATACATGGTTGCTTTTAAATGAATGTGGTTATCTATTCCATCATTATTTTTTACTTCATTAATAGAATCAAACTTAAATTTTTGATTTACTAAATCCATAAAATCTATTTTATATTCGTCTAAAAATTTTGTTATTTTATGAGTTTTATCACTATAAATTGCTGTCATAATTGAAATGATATCAGCAATTAAATTATTATATTTATCTTTATCATTAAGAATTGCATTATAATTTTGACTAGTTATATCCAAACTATATATATCTAGTTTTTTTTGCAAATCATCAATCGGGATTGTATTATTACCATACATTGCTTGATATGCTATTTTTGTTTCAACAACATCAGATCAAACTAATTTATCTTTTTGCTTTATAGCATTTGCAGTTTTTACAATTAAGTTTAATTCTGGTATCTTATCATTTGTTTCGTAATTATTATAATTAGAAATAGTTGAACTAATTTCTTCATTTGTAAAATTAACATATACTTCTTTTTCAAAAGTTGGTTCATTTTTCATAGTGTTAGATCATTTAAAATTTTTTTCTTCTTTTAATTTATCCATTACTTTGTTGGCTCTAATTAATGCATAATCACCAGAAATATATTTTTTATATTTTATTTCTTTTTCTATTTCATCTATAACAGTATTTTCTGCAATTGATAAACTTCTAGAAGCTTTTTTACAAGCAATAATCGGTTGAACATTCACACCAATTAAACTACCAACACTTAAAAACAAAAGCAACTTTTTCATTATTTGACCTCCAATTAAGTCTTGTATAATTATACAAAATTTTATTAGTATAAATCTATCTTATTTTTTAAATTCTTCGACTAATTCTAAAAGTTTTTTACCAACACCATCTTGATCAATTGGTAAAATAACTTCTTTTGCCAATTCTTTTATACCAGGAATCGCATTTCCTACTGCATAAGTATTTTTAAAATTTCTAAACATTGGATAATCGTTAAATTCGTCACCAAAAACATAAATATTATCTTCACTTATTTCCAAATATTTTGCTAAAGCTTTTAATCCTCAATCTTTTCCTGCACCTTTTTTATAAATTTCAATTGTAATTAAATCTTTATAATCAAATTTTAAAGTTGCTAATTCAAATTTACTTAAAGTTTTCATTGCGCTATTATATTCTTCTTCGCTATAACAACTTACATTTAACGAAGTAAATGAACCTTTTACATTTTCTTTGATTGCATGATATAATTCATCTCTTGTTTTATAAAAATGAGTTAAGTCATCTAAAGAATTTACAAAATTATGTTTTTCTTGATGATCTTTATCAGCAAAATGAATTGTTTCTAAAGCATATATTTTTATATCATTTAATAAATAAAAATCAAATCCATTTTCATATAAAACATCTAATATTTCATTACCTTCTTGATTTGTAAAATGATGTTGAGCAATATATTGATGTGTTTTTGGATCAATTAAACTTGTTCCATTTGTTGTAATAATTGGTAAAGATACATCTAAATCAATTGCATGTTGAAGTGCTGAAAAATAATTTCTTCCAGTTACAATTGTAAATGCATTATTAGTTTTTTGCATAAACTCTTTAATTAATTGTTTATTAGAATTTGTTAAAATGTTTCCTTCTTTTACGATTGTTCCATCAAGATCTGAAGCTGCAACTTTTTTAAATTTACTCATATTCATATTTCCTTTTTTATCTTTTATTATTTTAAACCTATTTTTATCAATAAAAGAAAAAAACATTTATTAAAAAATGTTTTTTTCTTTTAACTCTATTAATTTTTTTCCTACTCCATTATTATTAATATTATCTATTATTTCATTTGCAATACTTATAATTTCAGGAACAGCATTTCCTACTGCAAAATTATTTTTTAAACCCTTAAACATTGGAATATCATTTACTTGGTCACCAAATACATAAATATCTTGTAAATCAACTTTTAAATAATTTGCAAGCATTTTTAAACCACTTAATTTATTTACATTTGGTTTAAAGTATTCAATTGTTGGTTGATCAAAATAAGCAAAAGTTAATTTACTAAAGTTATAACTTTCAAATAATTTTTCAATTTCATCAAACTCTTGTTTTGTTTCATACTCAATAAACACTGAATTATAATATTTACAATCTTTTTTGATTCCTTGATATAGTTCATTAAAATCATCATACAAATGATAAATATTTTCATCAATATTACTATTTTTAAACTTATCTCTTCTAAAGTGTTTATTTCAAATTGAAGTTTTTAAACAAAATATTTGAAAGTCATTTACTACACTAAATCTAATATTATGTTTTAACATAATATCTAATATTTTAAAATATTCTTCTTTATTAAAATGTAATGAATCTATTAATGTTTCGCTAACCGGATCAATTAATGATGATCCATTAATTGTAATAACAGGTAAAGTTACACCAATATCTTTAATATGATTTTTTGATGAAAAAAATTGTCTTCCTGTTACGACACTAAATGCATTATTAGTTTCTATCATAAATGCTTGAATATCTTTTTTTGTTTCTTTTAAAAGTTCATTTTCTTTTGTAATAATAGTTCCATCCAAATCTGAACAAACTATTTTTTTAAAACTTGACATGAATACCTCTCAACTTAAATATAATATATCATATTTTAATTTAAAACAATTTGTTCAATTAAATCAATCGCTTTATCTAAATTAGCTTTATCAACCGATGAGATTGATAAAAATATATCATTTTTATCTAAATCTAAGGTTGATTTTACTAATTTTTCGTTTTTTATAATATCATTTTTTTTACATTTATCTTTTTTTGTAGCGATTATTAAAACTCTAATATTATTTGTTTTAAAAAATTGATATAAACTTATATCATCATTGGTTGGTTTATGTCTTAAATCAACTAATTGACATACTCCTTTTAAATTACTTCGATTTAAAAGATATTCTTCCATCATTATACCGAAAGCTTCTTTTTGAGAAAAACTGACTCTTGCATAACCATAACCTGGCGCATCAACAATGCGATATGCTGAGTTATTAATATCAAAAAAGTTCAACAATCTTGTTTTTCCAGGTGTTGAACTAGTTTTTGCTAATTTATTTTGATTACATATTGCATTAATAAAGGTCGATTTTCCAACATTACTTCTTCCAACAAAACATATTTCTGGTACATTATCTTCGATTCAATCTTTTTTTGCAGCACCAGATTTCATAAACTTAGCTTGTTTTATCATTTTGAGACTTTTTTTTGTATCCTTTTAATTGGCTTTATTAATTTTTGATACTCTTTTTCAAAAATTTTTTCTTCTTCAGTACTAGTATCTGGTTCTAAAAGCACTACTTCATAGTAATATCTATTCAATTTATTAACAAAATCGCGTTGTTTTTCTATTTCTTCTTCAATAATTGAGTTTCTAATGTCATCTTTTTGATATTTTTCTATTAAAGACTCTAAAAGAGATTGCTCCATTTCTAGGTAAGAAAAAAAGTCATCTTTTTTGATTTTCTTTAGGTTTTTTTTAGAAAAAATTTTTTTTTCTTCTTTATTCAAGAACTTTTCTAACATAAAAACTCACTCCTTTATTTTTCATAATGATTATAGTTTAAAACAACAAAAAAACCAAATAAACTATTTAATATAACCCCTATTTATCTAGGTCTTATGAGAAAATAAATATTCTTATTTTTTATAAGATTATTAGAAAATATATATACTATTTTTCATCAAAAAAATCTTTCAATTGTCATGAATATTTAACTTGATAAACTTCTCTTAAATTAGATTCACTACTGTATGAAATAACTAAATAATTTCTTTTTAAAGTGTTCGAAATAGCAATAATTGTCTTTTTTTTGATAATTGTATTATCTAAAAAATAATAGCTTTCATTTGCTTCTACAATTAGCATTGCCTTATATAATTTAGTTCCAACTATTATTAAAACAAATATAAAAACTATATAAGCTAAATAAGAACCAGTAAATAAATATGAATTTAATCCAGTAATTTCATCTTTTTTATAAATATTTAAATACACTATTAGACCAATCATAAGACCTAAAATTATAGGAAAAACACAATATGTAATTGCATAAAATCAATATAATATTTTTTTACTATAATAAACTCTTTTGTTTTCTAGTTTTTTTAATGCTTTCATTTTTAAGTTTATTCATACTACAGATCCAAAAAATAATAAACTTACTAATGTTATAAAAATGATACCTATTAGCATTTTATTTGCCATTTTCTTGCTCCTTTATTAATTCATTAAAACTTAAAACTAAATTTACATCTTCTAAATCGAATAAATATCGCTTATTTGCAAGAACTAATTCAATCCCTTTTATTCAATCTCCAATATAAAAAGTATAACAAATTAATGAAACTATATTTTTTAATTCAACTTTTAAATATTTTTGTTTAAACTCAATAACTAAATGTTTATTAGTTAAAAACAAGTTTGCAAATTCAGATGTTAGTTTATTATCATTATAATAATACTTATAATCACTTATTCTTAGTTTATTATCGGCTTTTTCTTTTTTTCTTTTTCGATAATATATTTTAATTGCATTTTGATTAAAATAACAAACTTCAGTATCTGGTAATTTATAGTTTATATTTACTTTTTCTAGTTTAAAATCTTTTTGTTTTTCTTGAAATTTTTTTAAATACTCATTATTAATTGTTTTATAACCTTTTATTCTAATTGAATAAAATAATGCTAAAAGACCACTTACTAATAAAGCACAAAGTCAAATAGATATAAAAATTATTAAAACATAATCTCGATTTTGCATATTTTACCTTTTATCTAAAAATGATTTTATCATTATAAATAAGAATTAATGGTAAAAAAATACAAGTAATTTATCTCCTTGTATTTTTTATCCGCTTACCTTTGTAGATACTTTTTCTAAAAATTTAATTCTATCTTCAATTGAAGAATTTGATAAATGATCATATAAAATAACTTCTGTATTAAATAATCCAAATCTGTCTAAGATGGTTTTTTTCATTTTATCATATTCTGCTTTTGCAATTGATTTTCCTAATGATCATTCTCTACTTAAACTTGTTTGTATTATATATGTTTTATCAATATCAATAACAGATTTCCATTCGAATGGTTTATCTTCATTATTAATAATAGTCCCAACAAATACCCTATCAAAAAAACCCTTTAAAATTGCTGGAAAATCTATAAAATACAAGGGATAGATTACAATTAATTTATCCGTTTCGTCTCTAAGAGTTAAGATTTTGTCTTTATATGGACTTTTTTCAAATGTTCCAAAACCAAATGACTCTATTTCTTCTTGAGTTATTACTGGATCAAATTTTTCAGCATATAAATCCCATAATTCATAATCCTTATTATTTGCTTTTAAATTTTTAATAATAACATTAGCTATTTCATGATTGAAACTCTTTTTATTAGGATTTGCTAATACTATTACTGTTTTCATAATTTTCATCTCCTTTAAAGTTCTATAAAATAGTTATTCTTTTATTGATTATAGCAAGATATAGGAAATATATACACTATAATAAAAAACTCTGTAAATAGTAGATTCTATTTACAGAGTTTTTTATTTTTTCTTGTTATTTTTTGTAGCACTTCTTTGTATATTTGTTTTATTTACATAAGTTTTAGTTTTTATTTCACGTTTTGTTTGTTCTTTATGTGTTGATCAATAATTCACAGCTGGTGAAGCATCTTCTAAATCTTTTTGACCAGATCAAACATATTTTTTTTGATAATTTTTTTCATTCATTTTACTCACACTACTTTTTAAGTCTTTTTTAAATACACCACTTCTTGAAAAACCATCATCAAAATATGATTTAGCAGACATATGATTTTTACTTTTTGGATTTTTATTAACATTTTTAGAAGTTAAAATATTATACACACTTGTTGAAGAAGAAACTTTTCTTCTTGATTTTGTTACTCCATATTTTATAAATAAGAATCAACTTAATCAAATAATTAATCCTAAAGCTAATAATGCCCCAAATATTGCTAGTAATAATATTGCTCAAAATGGCAACGCTGGAGCTGGAGGTAAAATAGTTACACTAAATGTATCTGTTTTAACTTCATTTTTAATATTAGTTCCTTTGACATTCACTTGATATGTATTTTCATTTTCGATATATTTTATTGCTTCTAAAATAATTTTTCCTTCTTCAATGTTAGCTTTTAAATAACTCTCATTACTTGAAATAATTGTTACTTCTTCAAATACAACATAATTTTTTAATTCTATAATTTGTTTTTTATTTTGTTTGATTTTAATATCAGAAATATCTATATCTCCAAAATCTAAACTCTCTTTATAAACAGATAAATTGATAGTTAAACTTTGTTTTGCATTACTTGCACTTATTGTAAATGAAGTATTTCCAGCTGTTTTTGAAACAACTTTTACATTTTTATTTTCTAAACTCACAGTCGCAATGTTTAGATCATTTGATACAACACTAACATCTTCTAAATCATCAAAGTTATTTATTTGATAAATTCCTGAATAACCATTTTCAATCATTTTATCAGGATCAAAATTATCTAATCATTTACCATCGATTACATATTTTCTATTAGCAAAATTTGTTAAAGTATATTCAAATTCTCTTGAGTTAGATGAATTTTTTTGCGATACTTTAACTTTTACATTAGCACTTTTTTGGTGATCATTTCATGTAATATTTGTAATTTCAAAATCTAATTTATCTAAGTCAGGATAATCTTTTAAAATATTTTTTATTCAATTGATTATATCTTCGTTTATATCTCCTAAACTTAATTTTTGATTTACATCACTATTTTCTTTTAAGATTTTTTCTACTTCTTCTAAATCAATTGTTGAAGATTTTATAATATTTTTAAAATCAATTTTAATTTTTCCTACTAATTGATTAATCTGATCTTCGGTTAAATAACTTTTAGCTTTTGAATTAGGAATAACATCTACATCTGAAATTAAATGATTTTGATTTGAAATTTCTCAAGTAAAGATTTTTGATTCATCAATTTGTAAATATTGATCTTCTTTTAAAATTTGACTATTTATATTTTTTATAAGATTTTTTAAATCATCACCTACATAGTTTTTCGCTTCTATACTTTCTTTGTATTCAAAAATGTAATTACTTGTTCAATTTAAATTGCTATGTGTTGAAAAATATAATTTAGGTCCAATTTGTTCTCCATTTGTATAGATAAATTTTGCATCAGTATCTTGACCTAAAGTATATTCTTTTCCTTTTAATCAATTATTTATTTTAGACTCTGTCATAAAATATCTATTTGAATTATCTAAAATTTTTGTAACATTTATTAAATTTGGTAGGTCTTCTTCATGTAAAGAGCTTTTAATATTTTCAAATCCATTAGTTAATGAAATTTTTTTATAAATATTTTGATATGTCTGATATCTTAATTTATTTTTTTTACTTATCTCACTAGTTTGATAATAATTTTTAATTAATTCATTATCTAAATCCACTTTAAGATTTTTTAAAAATGAGAAATCTAAATTTTTTCTTATTTCAACATTATCTATACCATCTATATTAAAAAAAGAAGTTAAATAATTATCATCATTTAATTTATATATGTATTCATTATTATTTTTATTAGTATTAAAAGAATAATTAGAAATTTTATTTCCGTTATCAAAGTTATTGTTTGTCAAAAATCAATTAATTAAGTCTTCATTTGAATTTTTAGTTACTGTGTATAATCCATCATTTGAATTATTTGAATTTGCATCATTTTTTAAAACATAATTAATCGATACTTCTGTATTTTTTTCATATATACCTATAGATTGAATTTTTTCATTATTAGCAGAAATACTTATTTTTTTTATGTTATTTGAGCTTTTATCGACATTAAAAAAATAATTTGCTTTTTCCGTTTTATTTCTAGCCACATCATAGTTTGAAAGATCTTTTAATTTATCTAAACTGTAAATAAAATCACTTGATGCAACATTTAATGTGTTATTACTAGGTAGTAATCATAATTTTTTATTATTATTACCAACTATTATCCCATCTGCACTACTTTCATTTAAATAGTAATGAATAACACCATCAAAATCTTCTCAAACTAAAACATAATCTTTTGTATTCGCTTGTTTTACACAATAAATACTTTTAACGCTTGAAGCATTAATTATTTTAGGCAAATTGACAGGTTCAGGATTTAATAATCTTTTATTAAAAGTTTCAAAATCTGGAACGTTAAACTTATATATATATTTTCCGTTATATTGCAAGAAAACTTTATTATAAGCATCAAATAAATAGTTTGCATTGTTAGCAAATATTTTATCTAATTCTTTAAAATCCAATAATTTAGAATAATTTAAAGTCATTATTTCATTCCCATTTGAAATGTCTTTATAAATTTCATTTAGTAATTTTTTAACATTTAGTCTGATAAATGATTTGTCGGTTCAAGCATATATTTCATCTTTATATAGGTAAACATTTTTTATTACTTCTTTAATATTTTCTTTTTCAAAATCTATAATATTGTAAGTTTCTCAAATATTACTAAATTCATTATATAAAATAATAGAAATTTTACTTGAAAAAGTATATTGTTCGCCAAAAAAAATAACATTTTGTTTTTGGTTTGTTGTGTCATTATAAAAAGTTGTAGGTAAAAAATAACTTAATTTATTTTTTTTAATATT from Spiroplasma tabanidicola includes the following:
- a CDS encoding cation-translocating P-type ATPase, encoding MDDYLSKSIKDIANNLNSDIKKGLNDIQVENNLTKYGKNELPQGKVTPWYLVFLHSLFEPIQIILMVAAIISVVAPLIGTTWKVNLEDFIDFIVIFMIVIIDAILETFQTLKARKSMDALKSLSKPKAIVIRNGNQQEVEASSLVVGDIVVLEAGKYIPAEIRIIEANGLMIDESILTGESVPVEKTSKEIISTSILAEMKNIGFMSTFTTAGRAIGIVIKVGVDTEIGKIATSINENDEEATPLEKKLGFFTMIIALLSFSLGVIIFIALFFSGDRTAWSNYLMVAITLAIGVIPECLAAIISVTLSLSARRMADENVIVKKLKAVETLGSVNVICTDKTGTLTQNKMTVTKLVMDNKISEAKDYLKHKKDRHLDLFLKALVLCNDSVTEGDERIGDPTELALVDFAEVTGLDEQKARELYSRVNELPFDSERKMMTTVNNIDDKYNVFTKGAIDQLIKCCSKIMIDNVIRDITEEDKVELLNIAKKLSRDALRVLAFAYKTIDNQNEDLESDLTLLGAVAMIDPVRESAVSAVRQAKQAGVRVVMITGDHAVTALAIARDLELAQDETEVMSSEKLNEMDDEQLFDIIEQIRVFARVNPEHKVRIVNALQKRGNITSMTGDGVNDAPSLAKADIGVAMGITGTDVAKQAADVILIDDNFETIIKGVNEGRNVYAKIKRAITFILGVNLANVLSIFILSTINTVSPLEATNILWMNLIVESCIALAVGMGNNDPSLMKVKPIKGKNSLFKGIWFSMMKIIFFLTICSIAAFYFGMSFVDENHLKKILDTFKNDPDNIAKYADLDTATLAKEGWFQVYRNHPEIPMGLKIEIGDYGRTSIFMTITCAPCLFANFIKLSQWQTSKKINFVTNKPLIIASFIAAALNAIALFVPGINNNILNLLNTQEYFDHWYMLPVIFGLVILPTVGILLVDGVVFVSYHYFPDPWRRNQKIVKEFIEVDKAIAAAEKEKAKLKKQKQQQK
- the yihA gene encoding ribosome biogenesis GTP-binding protein YihA/YsxC; this translates as MIKQAKFMKSGAAKKDWIEDNVPEICFVGRSNVGKSTFINAICNQNKLAKTSSTPGKTRLLNFFDINNSAYRIVDAPGYGYARVSFSQKEAFGIMMEEYLLNRSNLKGVCQLVDLRHKPTNDDISLYQFFKTNNIRVLIIATKKDKCKKNDIIKNEKLVKSTLDLDKNDIFLSISSVDKANLDKAIDLIEQIVLN
- a CDS encoding HAD-IIB family hydrolase, with protein sequence MSSFKKIVCSDLDGTIITKENELLKETKKDIQAFMIETNNAFSVVTGRQFFSSKNHIKDIGVTLPVITINGSSLIDPVSETLIDSLHFNKEEYFKILDIMLKHNIRFSVVNDFQIFCLKTSIWNKHFRRDKFKNSNIDENIYHLYDDFNELYQGIKKDCKYYNSVFIEYETKQEFDEIEKLFESYNFSKLTFAYFDQPTIEYFKPNVNKLSGLKMLANYLKVDLQDIYVFGDQVNDIPMFKGLKNNFAVGNAVPEIISIANEIIDNINNNGVGKKLIELKEKNIF
- a CDS encoding HAD-IIB family hydrolase codes for the protein MSKFKKVAASDLDGTIVKEGNILTNSNKQLIKEFMQKTNNAFTIVTGRNYFSALQHAIDLDVSLPIITTNGTSLIDPKTHQYIAQHHFTNQEGNEILDVLYENGFDFYLLNDIKIYALETIHFADKDHQEKHNFVNSLDDLTHFYKTRDELYHAIKENVKGSFTSLNVSCYSEEEYNSAMKTLSKFELATLKFDYKDLITIEIYKKGAGKDWGLKALAKYLEISEDNIYVFGDEFNDYPMFRNFKNTYAVGNAIPGIKELAKEVILPIDQDGVGKKLLELVEEFKK
- a CDS encoding NAD(P)H-dependent oxidoreductase — its product is MKTVIVLANPNKKSFNHEIANVIIKNLKANNKDYELWDLYAEKFDPVITQEEIESFGFGTFEKSPYKDKILTLRDETDKLIVIYPLYFIDFPAILKGFFDRVFVGTIINNEDKPFEWKSVIDIDKTYIIQTSLSREWSLGKSIAKAEYDKMKKTILDRFGLFNTEVILYDHLSNSSIEDRIKFLEKVSTKVSG
- a CDS encoding aldo/keto reductase, whose protein sequence is MSILKKDIKFNNGLNIPQMGLGTYQLKEKDEIFEAVQAAIEAGYRHIDTAMIYKNQKAVGEAIKSTRVKREDIFITSKIWNSSHAYEDTKKEIDVILNELGIEYIDLLLIHWPTPKRLECWKALEEAVIEGKVKSIGVSNFLVEHLEELLKVAKIKPVINQFELHPALTCKELVDYCKKHEIVVESWGTLIRGKCFEVEQLNQLAKKYNKSEAQICLKWAELNDYVIIPKSSKKQRVIENANIDDFTLTKEDLDLIATIKEQRDGPDPSNFNF